Part of the Candidatus Methanogranum gryphiswaldense genome, TAGCCAGATCCTCTTCTCCTTCGACACATATTATCCTTATGTGTTCCTCGAGGGCTTTCTTTATCGCCGATACGAGCTCCGCAGATATTGTACCTGCATCGTTCCTCGCGACGATCTCTTTTAGACCTTTGCTTTTGACAAAGGTCGCGAACTCGGTCATCTCGCGCCTTTCCGTCATCCCATCGTAGATGGAAAGCGTAGGTGTGATCCCGTGTTCCTTCACGACAAGCGATACCACGTCGCCTACCGTGATAAGCATCTGCTTACTGTCAAGTTTTGATAGTTCGTTCTCCAAGATGTCGTCTCCCAAGGATTTTTTGAACAGATCCCTTTTTTCTTCCGGGATCCTCTTACCCTTGGAAATCATCATCTTAACGAACCTTCAGTGC contains:
- a CDS encoding DUF359 domain-containing protein, which produces MMISKGKRIPEEKRDLFKKSLGDDILENELSKLDSKQMLITVGDVVSLVVKEHGITPTLSIYDGMTERREMTEFATFVKSKGLKEIVARNDAGTISAELVSAIKKALEEHIRIICVEGEEDLATMPCILVAPLGSYIIYGWPGVGMKLITTDKDIQREIELLIEQMEELE